The following are encoded in a window of Aerococcus sanguinicola genomic DNA:
- a CDS encoding fumarylacetoacetate hydrolase family protein — protein sequence MQFFNYLHQGQAGLGAYINDKHYALSDWIFDHENLMIRSIDDLLQADQAKALIDRLRALTPQDLLPLEGDFDFLPAVLAPEKILCVGLNYQDHIDEVDRSDAREEPTIFSKFNNALAAAGQKIPFPSYGSQLDYEAELVAIVGEEIKDIQAKDFRPDMIFAYTAGNDLSLRDRQFASSQWLVGKTGDGFAPVGPYVSLSDQLDPQQLAISCQVNGQTVQAASTQQMIFSIPEIVSYLSRHMTLKPGDLIFTGTPDGVIAGKKAEDQVWLQPGDQVCVTIEGIGSLENTIA from the coding sequence GACCATGAAAATTTAATGATCCGCTCGATTGATGACCTCCTGCAGGCTGACCAGGCCAAGGCCTTAATCGACCGGCTCAGAGCTTTAACTCCACAAGACCTACTTCCTTTAGAAGGGGACTTTGACTTTCTGCCCGCTGTGTTAGCGCCGGAGAAAATTCTCTGCGTCGGGCTCAACTACCAGGACCATATTGATGAAGTGGACCGGTCGGATGCTCGGGAAGAGCCGACGATCTTCTCTAAGTTTAATAATGCCTTGGCAGCGGCTGGGCAAAAGATTCCTTTCCCAAGTTATGGCAGCCAGCTCGACTATGAGGCTGAGCTTGTCGCTATCGTGGGGGAAGAAATCAAAGACATCCAAGCAAAAGATTTCCGACCGGATATGATCTTTGCCTATACGGCAGGTAATGATCTCTCCTTGAGGGACCGGCAATTCGCCAGTAGTCAGTGGTTGGTCGGGAAGACAGGAGATGGTTTTGCGCCAGTCGGTCCCTATGTCAGCTTATCAGACCAGCTTGATCCTCAGCAGCTCGCCATTAGCTGCCAGGTGAACGGTCAGACGGTCCAGGCCGCTTCGACCCAACAAATGATCTTCAGCATTCCTGAAATTGTGAGCTACCTGTCCCGTCATATGACACTTAAGCCGGGTGATCTCATCTTCACCGGGACGCCGGATGGGGTAATTGCCGGTAAAAAAGCTGAAGACCAAGTCTGGCTGCAGCCGGGAGACCAGGTCTGTGTGACAATTGAAGGGATCGGCAGTCTGGAGAATACTATTGCTTAA